One Phaseolus vulgaris cultivar G19833 chromosome 4, P. vulgaris v2.0, whole genome shotgun sequence DNA window includes the following coding sequences:
- the LOC137836489 gene encoding uncharacterized protein produces the protein MNSFSKQRIITWLILIMIVLYILYSSNFLLLTRSKKDCSTSIRLDASSEEQLEMIGNISSVTNTVERASDEDEKPGEDKNEKEDEDKEEGKAKEKKEEEEEEDDIPYDELSQRQDTKVEHIVFGIAASSNLWDQRKEYIKVWWKPNQTRGVVWLDSKVRVQANEGLPEIRISGDTTKFKYTNSQGQRSALRISRVVTETLKLGMKDVRWFMMGDDDTVFIVDNVVRILSKYDHTQFYYLGSSSESHVQNIHFSYAMAYGGGGFAISYPLAIELAKMQDRCIQRYPSLYGSDDRMQACMAELGVPITKEPGFHQYDVYGDLLGLLGAHPVTPLMTLHHLDVVQPIFPLMDRVESLKQLMKSVKQDSGSIMQQSICYDKKRFWSISISWGFVVQVLRGAILPRELEMPTRTFLNWYKKADYTAYSFNTRPVTKNPCQKAFLFYMNSSRYDPVTKTIFGTYSRFKTKTPLCTWELESPEKIDTIIVSKTPDPLRWQRSTRRDCCRVLPTRENSTMSIWVGKCEEGEFSEVDF, from the exons ATGAACTCTTTTTCCAAGCAACGCATCATCACTTGGTTGATCCTAATCATGATTGTGTTATACATCCTTTACTCTTCCAATTTTCTTCTCTTAACGAGGAGCAAGAAAGATTGTTCCACCTCCATTCGTTTGGATGCATCCTCCGAAGAACAACTTGAGATGATTGGTAACATATCCTCAGTTACAAACACTGTCGAAAGAGCAAGCGATGAAGATGAAAAACCAGGAGAGGATAAGAACGAAAAGGAGgatgaagataaagaagaagggaaagcaaaggaaaaaaaagaagaggaagaagaagaagacgacaTACCCTATGATGAGTTGTCTCAAAGACAAGACACCAAGGTTGAACACATTGTTTTTGGGATTGCTGCCTCCTCAAATTTGTGGGATCAAAGAAAAGAATACATTAAGGTGTGGTGGAAACCTAATCAGACGAGAGGGGTGGTGTGGTTAGATAGCAAAGTGAGGGTTCAAGCAAATGAAGGGTTACCAGAGATTCGAATTTCTGGGGACACcactaaatttaaatatactaATAGTCAAGGACAAAGGTCTGCATTGAGGATTTCAAGGGTGGTGACAGAAACATTGAAGCTTGGAATGAAGGATGTAAGATGGTTCATGATGGGAGATGATGACACCGTATTTATAGTGGATAATGTGGTTAGAATTCTTTCCAAATATGATCACACTCAGTTCTATTATCTTGGTAGTTCATCTGAGAGCCATGTTCAGAACATTCATTTCTCATATGCTATGGCATATGGTGGAGGAGGATTCGCCATAAGCTACCCTTTAGCAATCGAGCTTGCAAAGATGCAAGATCGTTGCATTCAACGATATCCTTCTTTGTATGGAAGTGATGATAGAATGCAAGCTTGCATGGCTGAGCTAGGGGTTCCCATAACTAAGGAACCAGGGTTCCATCAg TATGATGTCTATGGGGACCTCTTAGGCCTTCTGGGGGCACATCCTGTGACTCCATTAATGACATTGCACCACCTTGATGTGGTGCAACCAATATTCCCATTGATGGATAGAGTAGAATCCCTGAAACAGTTGATGAAATCTGTGAAGCAAGACTCAGGTAGCATAATGCAACAATCAATTTGCTATGACAAGAAGAGGTTTTGGTCCATCTCTATTTCATGGGGCTTTGTGGTTCAAGTTTTGAGGGGAGCAATACTCCCTAGAGAGCTAGAGATGCCAACAAGAACCTTTCTAAATTGGTACAAGAAAGCTGATTACACTGCATACTCATTCAACACTAGACCTGTCACAAAGAATCCTTGTCAGAAAGCTTTCCTTTTCTACATGAACAGTTCACGATATGATCCAGTTACCAAGACAATTTTTGGTACTTATTCTCGTTTCAAAACTAAAACTCCTCTATGTACATGGGAATTGGAATCACCAGAGAAAATCGATACCATTATAGTTTCTAAAACACCAGATCCTCTTCGCTGGCAAAGG TCAACAAGGAGAGATTGTTGTAGGGTTCTACCTACACGAGAAAACTCAACTATGTCTATATGGGTGGGCAAGTGTGAAGAAGGAGAGTTTAGTGAAGTAGATTTTTAG